A section of the Oryza sativa Japonica Group chromosome 1, ASM3414082v1 genome encodes:
- the LOC4325126 gene encoding uncharacterized protein isoform X6 has translation MLAGWETLASCPASVIHSLIKVLLVVTFMQWPATAIVVVPNSNCFTFDNNSRLVDFADLIGKNFEYNEKGSVPSDLVVQFCKDVQRRSQAGYTDFGRFISSRSFITGSQPIDFIQTFQYGDLVHCETTFEKMGRTSQVNIICGQCPNKECKGKQGCICSISYDELMCRVTVELAIPCPKSGPRVFKGFTVGFHPRSSELVYNGLTQLGFEQSHHEFSFQGEQSHVSLYLSAVFSLSGLVGKPSLKVNPVKGLDVTLTGSGTNGAMPTTLSPTILNVIWRCEIARSSPYEVNILIPVEGYDPIEFTLTKECASLCCQVYFVVEVSSTKHVSNISLVYMRCLG, from the exons ATGTTGGCAGGCTGGGAAACATTGGCTTCCTGTCCTGCGAGTGTCATTCATTCGTTGATCAAAG TGTTATTAGTGGTTACCTTCATGCAGTGGCCAGCCACTGCTATCGTTGTTGTTCCGAATTCAAACTGTTTTACCTTCGACAACAATAGCCGCCTTGTGGACTTT GCAGATCTAATCGGGAAGAACTTTGAATATAATGAAAAG GGCTCAGTACCTTCTGATTTGGTTGTCCAGTTCTGCAAAGATGTGCAGAGAAGATCTCAAGCG GGATATACGGACTTTGGACGTTTTATCAGTTCTCGCTCTTTTATAACTGGTTCACAGCCTATTGACTTTATTCAG ACATTCCAATATGGAGATCTAGTGCACTGTGAAACTACTTTTGAGAAGATGGGCCGCACATCACAG GTAAACATCATATGCGGTCAATGCCCAAATAAAGAATGCAAAG GCAAACAAGGATGCATCTGTAGTATATCTTATGATGAACTGATGTGCAG GGTGACTGTTGAACTTGCTATCCCATGTCCTAAAAGTGGTCCAAGAGTATTTAAGGGTTTCACTGTCGGATTCCATCCCCGGTCATCAGAGTTG GTTTATAATGGATTGACTCAACTGGGATTTGAGCAATCTCATCATGAGTTCAG CTTTCAGGGTGAGCAGAGTCATGTATCCCTGTATCTTAGTGCAGTGTTTTCACTCTCAGGACTTGTTGGAAAACCTTCCTTGAAG GTTAATCCAGTTAAAGGGCTTGATGTGACACTGACAGGATCAGGGACCAACGGTGCTATGCCTACTACCCTGTCCCCTACAATTCTGAATGTGATCTGGAGAT GTGAAATCGCGCGGAGCAGTCCTTATGAGGTCaacattttgattccagtagaaggCTATGATCCAATTGAATTTACGCTCACCAAAGAATGTG